The nucleotide sequence GCTGCTCAACCGCTTAATCGAGCCCACATCCGGCAAGATCCTTGTGGAGGACCAGGACATCACCAAGATGGACGTCAAGGAACTGACGGAAACGCGAAGAAAATACATGAGCATGGTCTTTCAGTCTTTTGCCCTGATGCCGCATCTGACAGTTCACCAAAACGCCGCCTTTGGCCTGGAGATCATGGGTTTTACAGAAAAAAAACGAAAAGAGCGGGCCATGTCCGCCCTCGAACAGGTTGGCCTCGACCATGTGGCCAACAGTTATCCCAAATCCCTTTCCGGGGGCATGCAGCAGCGCGTGGGACTGGCCCGCGGCCTGGCCGTTGATCCCGATATCATGCTTATGGACGAGGCATTTTCCGCCTTAGACCCCCTGATCCGCACGGAGATGCAGGACGAACTGCTCAAACTCCAGGAAGGAAGCGACCGGACGGTTATTTTTATCTCCCATGACCTGGATGAAGCCATGCGCATCGGCGACCGCATCGCCATCATGGAAAGCGGCCGGATCGTACAGATCGGCGCACCCGAAGAAATCATGCGCAACCCGGCTGACGATTACGTCAAGGCCTTTTTCCGGGGGGTGGATCCCACCAATGTGTATACCGCCGGCGACATTGCCACCACCACTCAGGTGACATTCCCGCTGCACAAGGCCGGGCTGCGGGCGGTGCGCCAGCGGCTCAATGAATATGACCGGGAATATGCCTATGTGCTGCGCAAGGACCGCACCTATGTGGGAGTGGTATCCCTGAACAAAATCCAGCAGGCCCTGGAAGATGAAAGTATCAATTCCCAGGACATCACACCGGCCTACCTTG is from Desulfosalsimonas propionicica and encodes:
- the proV gene encoding glycine betaine/L-proline ABC transporter ATP-binding protein ProV, with protein sequence MGNDSSNGHQRLVVENAYKIFGGDPGPAYEMLKQGKGKDVIYKETGLTIGVQNANFSVYAGEIFVIMGLSGSGKSTLVRLLNRLIEPTSGKILVEDQDITKMDVKELTETRRKYMSMVFQSFALMPHLTVHQNAAFGLEIMGFTEKKRKERAMSALEQVGLDHVANSYPKSLSGGMQQRVGLARGLAVDPDIMLMDEAFSALDPLIRTEMQDELLKLQEGSDRTVIFISHDLDEAMRIGDRIAIMESGRIVQIGAPEEIMRNPADDYVKAFFRGVDPTNVYTAGDIATTTQVTFPLHKAGLRAVRQRLNEYDREYAYVLRKDRTYVGVVSLNKIQQALEDESINSQDITPAYLEKIEPVRQDATLQEVLPKLTEYECPVPIVDSANKYKGTISRHLFLRTLSRETNFDEQYA